A stretch of Myxococcus hansupus DNA encodes these proteins:
- the orn gene encoding oligoribonuclease yields MSSREQRLVWLDLEMTGLDPETCSIIEVGVIITGPDLRPLAEFERVIWQPEESLLRMEPVVREMHTRNGLLEKVRASTTSLRVAEREVTALVAEHCALGEGILAGNSIHTDRRFLIRYMPLLERYLHYRMVDVTSLKVLTRAWYPNLVEPRKAPSGHTALADLRASISELQYYRDTLFRPTPA; encoded by the coding sequence ATGAGTTCGCGTGAGCAGCGCCTGGTCTGGCTGGACCTGGAGATGACCGGGCTGGACCCGGAGACGTGTTCCATCATCGAGGTTGGCGTCATCATCACGGGCCCGGACCTGCGGCCCCTCGCGGAGTTCGAGCGGGTCATCTGGCAGCCGGAGGAGTCGCTGCTGCGCATGGAGCCCGTCGTCCGGGAGATGCACACCCGCAACGGGCTGCTGGAGAAGGTGCGCGCCTCCACGACCTCGCTGCGCGTGGCGGAGCGGGAAGTGACGGCGCTCGTCGCGGAACACTGCGCCCTGGGCGAGGGCATCCTCGCCGGCAACTCCATCCACACCGACCGGCGCTTCCTGATTCGCTACATGCCCCTGCTGGAGCGCTACCTGCACTACCGCATGGTGGATGTGACGAGCCTCAAGGTGCTGACGCGCGCCTGGTACCCGAACCTGGTGGAGCCTCGCAAGGCGCCCAGCGGGCACACGGCGCTGGCGGACCTGCGCGCCAGCATCTCCGAGCTCCAGTACTACCGCGACACGCTCTTCCGCCCGACGCCGGCCTAG
- a CDS encoding archease: protein MSLEPGQSNEGAGPAATPGTPACWEHVTRGSERLVRGRGRSLEVAFEQAAVALCALVEDPSTVEVREEVELVCESPELDRLLADWLRAVVHKMASRHLAFRCFAVRMDGTRLFGHAFGEPLDREQHPFAGDVRGVSLVDAHVWQGADGLWTAECEVEL, encoded by the coding sequence GTGAGCCTGGAGCCCGGACAGTCCAACGAAGGCGCGGGGCCCGCGGCGACACCGGGCACGCCCGCGTGCTGGGAGCACGTGACGCGCGGCTCGGAGCGGCTGGTGCGGGGGCGGGGCCGCTCGCTGGAGGTGGCCTTCGAGCAGGCCGCGGTGGCGCTGTGCGCGCTGGTGGAGGACCCCTCGACGGTGGAGGTTCGTGAGGAGGTGGAGTTGGTGTGCGAGTCGCCGGAGCTGGACCGGCTGCTGGCGGACTGGCTGCGCGCCGTCGTCCATAAAATGGCGTCGCGTCATCTGGCCTTCCGCTGCTTCGCGGTGCGCATGGATGGCACGCGCCTCTTCGGCCACGCCTTCGGAGAGCCCCTGGACCGGGAGCAGCACCCCTTCGCGGGGGACGTGCGCGGCGTGTCGCTGGTGGACGCCCACGTCTGGCAGGGCGCGGACGGGCTCTGGACGGCCGAGTGTGAAGTGGAGCTGTGA
- a CDS encoding phosphoribosyltransferase, producing MRFRDRADAGRRLATRLLPYRGDAVRVLGLARGGLRVAYEVAHALEAPLDVWVSRRIDVPGRMTVLGAVSEGGGIYLDHDALRSLGLPEVEARSLARAEASEVDNQVQRLRGTPEPALGGCTVLLVDDGLVSGATALAALQTLRKQRPARLVLGIPVGTPHGLARVRSAADSVQCVEVLPAMRTVGEAYDDFRPLPDVELRQLLARAREPVQPREVLESTDLSGFWM from the coding sequence ATGCGGTTCAGGGACCGAGCAGATGCGGGTCGCCGGCTGGCGACTCGGCTGTTGCCTTACCGGGGGGATGCGGTGCGCGTGCTGGGGTTGGCCCGGGGCGGGCTCCGCGTGGCGTACGAGGTGGCACATGCGCTGGAGGCGCCGCTGGACGTGTGGGTGTCGAGACGCATCGACGTGCCGGGCCGGATGACGGTGCTGGGCGCGGTGTCGGAAGGCGGCGGCATCTACCTGGACCACGACGCGCTCCGGAGCCTGGGCCTGCCGGAGGTGGAGGCCCGGAGCCTGGCGCGCGCCGAGGCTTCGGAAGTGGACAATCAGGTCCAGCGGCTGCGTGGGACGCCGGAGCCCGCCCTGGGCGGGTGCACGGTGCTGCTGGTGGATGACGGCCTGGTGTCGGGCGCCACGGCGCTGGCCGCGCTCCAGACGCTGCGCAAGCAACGCCCGGCCCGGCTGGTGCTGGGCATCCCCGTGGGCACGCCCCATGGCCTGGCGCGCGTGCGGTCCGCGGCGGACTCCGTGCAGTGCGTGGAGGTGCTGCCCGCGATGCGCACCGTGGGCGAGGCGTACGACGACTTCCGGCCGTTGCCGGACGTGGAGCTGCGGCAGTTGCTCGCGCGAGCCCGCGAGCCCGTTCAGCCGCGCGAGGTCCTCGAGTCCACGGACCTGAGTGGCTTCTGGATGTGA
- a CDS encoding AMP-binding protein — protein MSSSLLEVFLDHAHRAPGQPLLTFERESFTYGQLATHVTAFARGLKQRGLQPGERVALFLENSARFAIAYLGVQSAGGVVVLVNTAYRQVELAHILSDAEVCVCVTGAAGAAELAPLRPQLPSLQWLVTVEPPTAALPESLAMVPFDTLLAEGTASTAPLALPRPEDLAVLGYTSGTTGRSKGAMLLHRNLLANVRAVTEAWRWTQKDRLLLALPLFHTHGLMVGLHGTLFTGASVDLRRRFTAPEVLATLRDDASLTMFFGVPTMYSRLLEEARASRVKPRALRLWVSGSAPLSPQLFTDIEAELGARILERYGMTETIMNTTNPYDGERRPGTVGVPYPGQEARVVDVRSRQLLPAGETGEIEVRGPHVFAGYWRRQDATAESFDADGWFRTGDLGEFDAQGYLRITGRARELIISGGFNVYPREVEEVLAMHPAVAEVAVLGLPDADLGEQVVAVVVPHAGTSAPEPQALVDWCKDRLASFKKPRQVVFTDALPRNALGKVQKHLLRASLSTAGTPGAR, from the coding sequence ATGTCGTCCTCCCTTCTCGAAGTGTTCCTGGACCACGCGCACCGAGCCCCCGGACAGCCCCTGCTGACGTTCGAGCGGGAGTCCTTCACGTACGGACAGCTCGCCACGCACGTCACGGCCTTCGCGCGAGGCCTGAAGCAGCGCGGGCTCCAGCCCGGAGAGCGGGTGGCCCTGTTCCTGGAGAACAGCGCCCGCTTCGCCATCGCCTACCTGGGCGTGCAGTCCGCGGGCGGCGTGGTGGTGCTGGTGAACACCGCCTACCGGCAGGTGGAGCTGGCGCACATCCTGTCCGACGCGGAGGTGTGCGTCTGCGTCACCGGTGCCGCGGGCGCCGCCGAGCTGGCCCCGCTGCGGCCGCAGCTCCCCTCGCTCCAGTGGCTCGTCACGGTGGAGCCGCCCACCGCCGCGCTGCCGGAGTCCCTGGCCATGGTCCCCTTCGACACGCTGCTGGCGGAGGGCACGGCGTCCACCGCGCCGCTGGCGCTGCCGCGTCCGGAGGACCTGGCGGTGCTGGGCTACACGTCCGGCACCACGGGCCGCTCCAAGGGCGCCATGCTGCTGCACCGCAACCTGCTGGCCAACGTGCGGGCCGTCACCGAGGCGTGGCGGTGGACGCAAAAGGACCGGCTCCTGCTCGCCCTGCCGCTCTTCCACACCCACGGGCTCATGGTGGGCTTGCATGGCACGCTGTTCACCGGCGCCAGCGTGGACCTGCGCCGTCGCTTCACCGCGCCGGAGGTGCTGGCCACGCTGCGCGACGACGCCTCCCTCACGATGTTCTTCGGCGTGCCCACCATGTACAGCCGCCTGCTGGAGGAGGCCCGCGCGTCCCGCGTGAAGCCGCGCGCGCTGCGCCTGTGGGTGTCCGGGTCGGCGCCGCTCAGCCCCCAGCTCTTCACGGACATCGAGGCGGAGCTGGGCGCCCGCATCCTGGAGCGCTACGGGATGACGGAGACCATCATGAACACCACCAACCCCTACGACGGCGAGCGCCGGCCGGGCACGGTGGGCGTCCCCTACCCGGGCCAGGAGGCGCGCGTGGTGGACGTGCGCTCGCGTCAGCTCCTGCCCGCCGGTGAGACGGGGGAAATCGAAGTGCGGGGGCCTCACGTCTTCGCGGGCTACTGGCGCCGTCAGGACGCCACCGCCGAGTCCTTCGACGCCGACGGCTGGTTCCGCACGGGCGACCTGGGGGAGTTCGACGCGCAAGGCTACCTGCGCATCACCGGACGCGCGCGCGAGCTCATCATCAGCGGCGGCTTCAACGTGTACCCGCGCGAGGTGGAGGAGGTGCTCGCCATGCACCCCGCCGTCGCCGAGGTGGCCGTGCTGGGCCTGCCAGACGCGGACCTGGGGGAGCAGGTGGTGGCCGTGGTGGTGCCCCACGCGGGCACCTCCGCGCCGGAGCCACAGGCCCTGGTGGACTGGTGCAAGGACCGGCTCGCCAGCTTCAAGAAGCCCCGTCAGGTCGTCTTCACGGACGCGCTGCCGCGCAATGCGCTGGGCAAGGTCCAGAAGCACCTGCTCCGCGCCTCGCTGTCGACAGCCGGGACGCCCGGCGCGCGGTGA
- a CDS encoding bifunctional alpha/beta hydrolase/OsmC family protein encodes MGTRDVTLRGAEGEVATARLDLPPGRAVASAVLVGCFACLGPSPGPSRLAHALVARGFAVLTLDFTSPPSTGASNRPDTVPSVDAVVAAAAWLRERHPPARLLVGHSLGGTAAAAALPRLPEVAALALVNAPVGGAPVRERLPSPAREAGEGDVDFGPGRLRLTHGFMRDIDEARLRQALGAFPGAVLAMQAPEDRYVSLEHARRWMAMARRSASLMLLEGADHFLSHDADAGFASDILGAWATRQVAPVREREAPLPPGVVEVHEAREGRFAQDIRVGAHRLRSDEPMSVGGEDTGPTPFGLLTAALGACTAMTLRLYAARKGWPLEHVHVRLSHQKVHVKACEECEEKDGKMDQLRRTVKLEGPLTEEQRARLVAIADRCPVHRTLASEVSVRTDEEQ; translated from the coding sequence ATGGGCACGCGGGACGTGACGCTGCGGGGCGCGGAGGGCGAGGTGGCGACGGCGCGGTTGGACCTGCCGCCAGGGCGCGCCGTGGCCAGCGCCGTGCTGGTGGGCTGCTTCGCCTGCTTGGGGCCTTCCCCCGGGCCTTCGCGATTGGCCCACGCGCTGGTGGCGCGCGGCTTCGCGGTGCTGACGCTGGACTTCACCTCACCCCCTTCCACGGGGGCGAGCAATCGGCCGGACACGGTGCCCTCGGTGGACGCGGTGGTGGCCGCCGCGGCGTGGCTGCGCGAGCGTCATCCTCCAGCCCGGCTCCTGGTGGGCCACAGCCTGGGCGGCACGGCGGCGGCGGCGGCGTTGCCCCGGCTGCCGGAGGTGGCGGCGTTGGCGCTCGTCAATGCGCCGGTGGGCGGCGCGCCCGTGCGCGAGCGGCTGCCCTCACCGGCGCGCGAGGCGGGCGAGGGGGACGTGGACTTCGGGCCCGGGCGGCTGCGCCTCACGCACGGCTTCATGCGGGACATCGACGAGGCGCGGTTGCGGCAGGCCCTGGGAGCCTTCCCTGGCGCGGTGCTGGCGATGCAGGCCCCGGAGGACCGGTACGTGTCGCTGGAGCACGCCCGGCGGTGGATGGCGATGGCGCGCCGCTCCGCGAGCCTGATGCTCCTGGAGGGCGCGGACCACTTCCTGTCGCATGACGCGGACGCGGGCTTCGCCTCGGACATCCTGGGCGCCTGGGCCACGCGGCAGGTGGCGCCGGTGCGGGAGCGCGAGGCGCCGCTGCCGCCAGGGGTGGTGGAGGTCCACGAGGCAAGGGAGGGCCGCTTCGCGCAGGACATCCGCGTGGGCGCGCACCGGCTGCGCTCGGACGAGCCGATGTCCGTGGGGGGCGAGGACACCGGTCCCACGCCCTTCGGCCTGCTGACCGCCGCGCTGGGCGCGTGCACCGCGATGACGCTGCGCCTCTATGCCGCGCGCAAGGGCTGGCCGCTGGAGCACGTCCACGTGCGGCTGAGCCACCAGAAGGTGCACGTGAAGGCCTGCGAGGAGTGCGAGGAGAAGGACGGGAAGATGGACCAGCTCCGGCGCACGGTGAAGCTGGAGGGGCCGCTGACGGAGGAGCAGCGCGCGCGGCTGGTGGCCATCGCGGACCGTTGCCCGGTGCACCGGACGCTCGCCTCGGAGGTGAGCGTCCGCACGGACGAGGAGCAATGA
- a CDS encoding dienelactone hydrolase family protein, whose translation MRQEISMDPDVREVSVQAGGVTLGGSLGVPTGARGLVIFAHGSGSSRFSPRNRAVARVLRAYGLATLLFDLLDEAEEVEDAGSGELRFDIPFLARRLAAVTDWARMEPELASLRLGYFGSSTGAAAALVAAALHPDLIHAVVSRGGRPDLAGPVLHRVQAPTLLLVGGQDVGVLELNESSLARLEGLKGIQIIPGATHLFEEPGALEEVARLAGAWFRRFLGRAELEARA comes from the coding sequence ATGCGGCAGGAAATCAGCATGGACCCGGACGTCCGGGAGGTGAGCGTTCAGGCCGGTGGGGTGACGCTGGGCGGCAGTCTGGGTGTTCCCACGGGAGCCCGCGGCCTGGTCATCTTCGCCCATGGCAGCGGCAGCAGCCGCTTCAGTCCACGCAACCGCGCCGTGGCCCGGGTGCTGCGCGCGTACGGACTGGCCACGCTGTTGTTCGACCTGCTCGATGAGGCGGAGGAGGTGGAGGACGCGGGCTCGGGGGAGCTGCGCTTCGACATCCCCTTCCTCGCGCGGCGTCTGGCGGCGGTGACGGACTGGGCGCGGATGGAGCCGGAGCTGGCGTCGCTGCGCCTGGGCTACTTCGGCTCCAGCACCGGGGCCGCGGCGGCGCTCGTCGCGGCGGCGCTGCACCCGGACCTCATCCACGCCGTCGTGTCGCGCGGCGGACGCCCGGACCTGGCCGGCCCGGTGCTGCACCGGGTGCAGGCGCCCACGCTGCTGCTGGTGGGAGGCCAGGACGTGGGCGTGCTGGAGCTGAATGAGTCGTCGCTGGCGCGCCTGGAGGGATTGAAGGGCATCCAAATCATCCCGGGGGCCACGCACCTCTTCGAGGAGCCCGGCGCGCTGGAAGAGGTGGCGCGACTGGCGGGGGCGTGGTTCCGGCGCTTCCTGGGCCGCGCGGAGCTGGAGGCACGCGCGTGA
- a CDS encoding enoyl-CoA hydratase has translation MSDTLLTKLDSGVLTLTFNRPEKKNAFTHAMYEAATAALKDAEGNADVRVVLLTGAGSVFTAGNDIGDFMEHPPAGEDSAVFRFLRALVDADKPILAAVDGPAVGIGTTLLLHCDYVVATERARFHMPFVQLGLCAEGASSLLIPRTAGLALASELLLFGEPFDAATALRAGIINKVVPEGSLQQVAAERAATLASRPAEAVRVTKRLVREPLRAQIRETLAREGAEFIQRLQSTEAQEAFMSFMSRGRK, from the coding sequence ATGTCCGACACGCTGCTCACGAAGCTCGATTCGGGGGTCCTCACCCTCACCTTCAACCGGCCCGAGAAGAAGAACGCCTTCACGCATGCCATGTACGAGGCGGCCACCGCCGCGTTGAAGGACGCGGAAGGCAACGCGGACGTCCGCGTGGTGCTGCTCACCGGCGCGGGCAGCGTCTTCACCGCCGGCAACGACATTGGCGACTTCATGGAGCACCCGCCCGCGGGCGAGGACAGCGCCGTGTTCCGCTTCCTGCGCGCGCTGGTGGACGCCGACAAGCCCATCCTGGCCGCGGTGGACGGCCCCGCGGTGGGCATTGGCACCACGCTGCTGCTCCACTGTGACTACGTGGTGGCCACGGAGCGCGCGCGCTTCCACATGCCCTTCGTCCAACTGGGGCTGTGCGCGGAGGGCGCCAGCAGCCTGCTCATCCCCAGGACGGCGGGCCTCGCGCTGGCCAGCGAGCTGCTGCTCTTCGGCGAGCCCTTCGACGCGGCCACGGCGCTGCGCGCGGGCATCATCAACAAGGTGGTGCCGGAAGGCAGCCTCCAGCAGGTGGCCGCCGAGCGCGCCGCCACCCTGGCCTCGCGCCCCGCGGAGGCGGTGCGCGTGACGAAGCGGCTGGTCCGCGAGCCGCTGCGCGCCCAGATTCGCGAGACGCTGGCCCGCGAGGGCGCCGAGTTCATCCAGCGCCTCCAGTCCACCGAGGCGCAGGAAGCCTTCATGTCGTTCATGTCCCGCGGCCGGAAGTAG
- a CDS encoding response regulator, giving the protein MKRLLIVDDELAIVEALQDILSVEGYDIVTAFNGAEGLHRMADARPDLVLLDLMMPVMDGREMLRRMREDAGLQGIPVVVMSAGRISDEERRSSARFLAKPFELDVLLDTIAELLVEPQPNA; this is encoded by the coding sequence ATGAAGCGGCTTCTCATCGTGGACGACGAGCTGGCCATCGTCGAGGCGCTCCAGGACATCCTGTCCGTGGAGGGCTACGACATCGTCACCGCCTTCAACGGCGCCGAGGGCCTGCACCGCATGGCGGACGCGAGGCCGGACCTGGTGCTGCTCGACTTGATGATGCCCGTCATGGACGGCCGGGAGATGCTGCGCCGCATGCGCGAGGACGCCGGGCTGCAGGGCATCCCCGTGGTGGTGATGAGCGCGGGCCGCATCTCCGACGAGGAGCGCCGCTCCAGCGCGCGCTTCCTCGCCAAGCCCTTCGAGCTGGACGTGCTGCTCGACACCATCGCCGAGCTGCTCGTCGAGCCCCAGCCCAACGCCTAG
- a CDS encoding HlyD family secretion protein has protein sequence MDIPKAKKPRRKPWILAIGGACALLAVTVGLSRLRPAAPSVERASVWLDTVKRGPMVRQVKGAGTLVPEYIRWLTADTAGRVERIHVRAGATVTADTLLIELSNPDVQLQALEAERQLASVEADLIQVRMELETQRLAQEATVATLVNESAEAGRRAEANEALLGKELIGDLEARQTRDKAAELRRRLTLEEKKLVVVASSMKEQLAAQQGQVDRLKAVARFRRAQVESMKVLAGEDGVLQDLPLELGQWVTPGVLLAKVVKPDRLKAELRIAETQARDILPGLKALVDTRNGVVEGEVARVAPAASQGTVRVEVSLPAELPRGARPDLTVEGTVELERLGNVLSVGRPAGAQPNATMALFRLMPGSDEAVRVPVQLGRGSVNAMEVLQGLQEGDQVVLSDMAAWDAVERVRLR, from the coding sequence GTGGACATTCCCAAAGCCAAGAAGCCACGTCGCAAGCCCTGGATTCTCGCCATCGGTGGCGCCTGCGCGCTCCTGGCGGTGACGGTCGGGCTGTCGCGGCTGCGCCCCGCCGCGCCCTCCGTGGAGCGTGCCTCGGTGTGGCTGGACACGGTGAAGCGCGGGCCCATGGTGCGTCAGGTGAAGGGCGCGGGCACGCTGGTGCCGGAGTACATCCGCTGGCTCACCGCGGACACGGCGGGCCGGGTGGAGCGCATCCATGTGCGCGCGGGCGCCACGGTGACGGCGGACACGCTCCTCATCGAGCTGTCGAACCCGGACGTGCAGCTCCAGGCCCTGGAGGCGGAGCGGCAGCTCGCCAGCGTGGAGGCGGACCTCATCCAGGTGCGCATGGAGCTGGAGACGCAGCGGTTGGCGCAGGAGGCCACCGTGGCGACGCTGGTGAACGAGTCCGCCGAGGCCGGGCGTCGCGCGGAGGCGAACGAGGCCCTCCTCGGGAAGGAGCTCATCGGCGACCTGGAGGCGCGGCAGACGCGCGACAAGGCGGCCGAGCTGCGCCGCCGGCTGACCTTGGAGGAGAAGAAGCTCGTCGTCGTGGCCTCCAGCATGAAGGAGCAGCTCGCCGCGCAGCAGGGGCAGGTGGACCGCCTGAAGGCGGTGGCCCGCTTCCGCCGCGCGCAGGTGGAGTCCATGAAGGTGCTGGCGGGCGAGGACGGCGTGCTCCAGGACCTGCCGCTGGAGCTGGGGCAGTGGGTGACGCCCGGCGTGCTGTTGGCGAAGGTCGTCAAGCCGGATCGGCTGAAGGCGGAGCTGCGCATCGCGGAGACGCAGGCGCGCGACATCTTGCCGGGGCTGAAGGCGTTGGTGGACACGCGCAACGGCGTGGTGGAGGGCGAGGTGGCGCGGGTGGCGCCCGCCGCGAGCCAGGGCACCGTGCGCGTGGAGGTGTCGCTGCCCGCGGAGCTGCCCCGGGGCGCCCGGCCCGACCTGACGGTGGAGGGCACGGTGGAGCTGGAGCGGCTGGGCAACGTGCTGTCGGTGGGGCGCCCGGCCGGCGCGCAGCCCAATGCCACCATGGCCCTCTTCCGGTTGATGCCGGGCAGTGATGAAGCCGTCCGCGTGCCCGTGCAGCTCGGCCGGGGTTCGGTGAACGCCATGGAGGTGCTCCAGGGCCTCCAGGAAGGCGACCAGGTGGTGCTGTCGGACATGGCCGCGTGGGACGCGGTGGAGCGGGTGAGGCTGCGATGA
- a CDS encoding ribose-phosphate diphosphokinase: protein MRPMDPVLLVGTASPHLGRALGQALGVAPADCHFERFPDGEMHVEVPERVRGRTVVLVQSTTPPAGEHLLELLLMADACWRMGAARLEAVVPYLGYARQDRRAKPGEPLGGRLIADLLTQGRFAKVQVVDLHSPALEGCFGAPLEHLTALPLLADALRESVTDTSVVVAPDLGAVKRAEALARLLNRPWAVIHKVRLSGDEVHASGLMGEVRGRRPILVDDMVSTGGTLAAAAGTLRDAGCTEDFTVVTTHALLVGTAVERLRNLPLTRLVSTDSVEPVQGLPFHHQVVTLAPLVARALRP, encoded by the coding sequence GTGCGGCCCATGGACCCTGTCCTCCTTGTTGGCACGGCGAGCCCTCACCTCGGACGCGCGCTCGGGCAAGCCCTGGGCGTGGCGCCCGCGGACTGCCACTTCGAGCGCTTCCCGGACGGGGAGATGCACGTCGAGGTGCCCGAGCGCGTCCGTGGCCGCACCGTGGTGCTGGTGCAGTCCACGACGCCGCCCGCGGGCGAGCACCTGCTGGAGCTGCTGCTGATGGCGGACGCGTGCTGGCGCATGGGCGCCGCGCGGCTGGAGGCGGTGGTCCCCTACCTCGGCTACGCGCGGCAGGACCGACGCGCCAAGCCCGGCGAGCCTTTGGGCGGGCGGTTGATTGCCGACCTGCTCACCCAGGGCCGCTTCGCGAAGGTCCAGGTGGTGGACCTGCACAGCCCCGCGCTGGAGGGCTGCTTCGGCGCGCCCCTGGAGCACCTCACCGCGCTGCCCCTGCTGGCGGACGCGCTGCGCGAGTCCGTCACCGACACGTCCGTCGTCGTGGCCCCGGACCTGGGCGCGGTGAAGCGCGCGGAGGCGCTGGCCCGGCTGCTGAACCGGCCGTGGGCCGTCATCCACAAGGTGCGCCTGAGCGGCGACGAGGTCCACGCCAGCGGCCTCATGGGCGAGGTGCGCGGCCGTCGTCCCATCCTGGTGGATGACATGGTGTCCACGGGCGGCACCCTGGCCGCGGCGGCGGGCACCCTGCGCGACGCGGGCTGCACGGAGGACTTCACGGTCGTGACGACGCACGCCCTGCTGGTGGGCACCGCGGTGGAGCGGCTGCGCAACCTGCCGCTGACCCGCCTGGTCAGCACCGACAGCGTGGAGCCCGTCCAGGGCCTGCCCTTCCACCACCAGGTGGTGACGCTGGCGCCGCTGGTGGCCCGGGCGCTGCGGCCCTGA
- a CDS encoding ATPase domain-containing protein encodes MTDTSERPAEPDARVPSGVPGLDALLRGGFLRGGTYIVTGAPGTGKTILGNQFCFTTVARGGRAIYLTVMGESHSRMMLHLKSQRFFRQEDVGRALNYESGSAALKSEGLGGLSRLIFRAVREHGATVLVVDGLMALEERSENAPGLREFLHGLCVHNALAGCTTLMLTGQHNDPADPRYTMVDGIIGVTQEQFGVKAVRSIEVSKFRGGEQLSGRHSFEITNDGVCVHPRIETLHIPQPLRVPSLDERLAFGIPALDGMLTGGLVRESSTLVAGSAGSGKTLLGLHFLAEGARQGEPGLFFGFVETPPRLIDKAERMGLGLREHVEAGRIHLRTRAAAESLPDAMAEELFRHVKQHGTQRLVLDGLASFCQELTDPERTPRFLAALMHELLSLGVTPLAIQQTRPLIAPSGDVLPQGVEVLVDTILELRQVDLRSRRFHVISVPKARESGHDAAWRQFTMTARGIDVAKDSESAEAIFSGRAPARAKPARRSKSKTGAKPARRGKPPRRGGRGE; translated from the coding sequence GTGACGGACACCTCTGAGCGGCCGGCCGAACCCGACGCGCGGGTTCCCAGCGGCGTGCCAGGGCTGGACGCGCTCCTGCGCGGCGGCTTTCTTCGCGGGGGCACGTACATCGTCACGGGCGCGCCGGGGACGGGGAAGACGATTCTGGGCAACCAGTTCTGCTTCACCACCGTCGCGCGCGGAGGACGGGCCATCTACCTCACGGTGATGGGCGAATCCCACTCGCGGATGATGCTGCACCTCAAGAGCCAGCGCTTCTTCCGCCAGGAGGACGTTGGCCGCGCGCTGAACTACGAGAGCGGCTCCGCGGCCCTCAAGTCCGAGGGGCTGGGAGGACTCAGCCGGCTCATCTTCCGCGCGGTGCGCGAGCACGGCGCCACGGTGCTGGTGGTGGACGGGCTGATGGCCCTGGAGGAGCGGTCGGAGAACGCGCCCGGCCTGCGGGAGTTCCTCCACGGTTTGTGCGTCCACAACGCGCTCGCGGGCTGCACCACGCTGATGCTCACCGGGCAGCACAATGACCCGGCCGACCCGCGCTACACCATGGTGGACGGCATCATTGGCGTGACGCAGGAGCAGTTCGGCGTGAAGGCGGTGCGCTCCATCGAGGTGTCGAAGTTCCGCGGCGGCGAGCAGCTCTCCGGCCGGCACAGCTTCGAAATCACCAACGATGGCGTGTGCGTCCATCCCCGCATCGAGACACTCCACATCCCGCAACCCCTCCGGGTGCCCTCGCTGGATGAACGGCTCGCCTTCGGCATCCCCGCGCTGGATGGGATGCTCACGGGCGGCCTGGTGCGCGAGTCGTCCACGCTCGTCGCAGGCTCCGCGGGCAGCGGGAAGACGCTGCTGGGCCTGCACTTCCTGGCGGAGGGCGCGCGCCAGGGCGAGCCCGGGCTGTTCTTCGGCTTCGTGGAGACGCCGCCCCGGCTCATCGACAAGGCGGAGCGGATGGGCCTGGGCCTGCGGGAGCACGTGGAGGCGGGGCGAATCCACCTGCGCACCCGCGCGGCGGCGGAGTCCCTGCCGGATGCGATGGCCGAGGAGCTGTTCCGCCATGTGAAACAACACGGCACCCAGCGCCTCGTACTGGACGGGCTGGCGTCCTTCTGCCAGGAGCTCACGGACCCGGAACGCACACCCCGCTTTCTCGCCGCGCTCATGCACGAACTGCTTTCCCTGGGAGTCACCCCGCTGGCCATCCAGCAGACCCGCCCGCTCATCGCCCCCTCGGGGGATGTGCTGCCCCAGGGGGTGGAGGTGCTCGTCGACACCATCCTCGAGCTCCGCCAGGTGGACCTGCGCTCGCGGCGCTTCCATGTCATCTCCGTGCCGAAGGCCCGGGAGAGCGGGCATGATGCCGCCTGGCGGCAGTTCACGATGACGGCCCGGGGCATCGACGTGGCGAAGGACAGCGAGAGCGCCGAGGCCATCTTCAGCGGGCGCGCACCCGCCCGGGCGAAGCCGGCGCGGAGGTCGAAATCGAAGACAGGGGCGAAACCGGCGCGGCGAGGCAAGCCGCCCCGGCGCGGGGGACGCGGAGAATGA